The following are from one region of the Pseudobacteroides sp. genome:
- a CDS encoding RNA polymerase sigma factor yields MIDYINWDEILKKEDRLIENSDRKHRYHFKSLESMSEELLYQESSLRYQEYDTETTESKNFIETIKNEKFANALQRLTPKQCRAVELAYWKGYKHWEIAASMGCKRNTVTELLARAVERISRYMMD; encoded by the coding sequence ATGATAGATTACATTAATTGGGATGAGATTCTCAAAAAAGAGGACAGACTCATCGAAAATTCCGACCGCAAGCACCGATATCATTTCAAATCGTTAGAGAGCATGAGCGAGGAACTCCTGTATCAGGAAAGCTCGTTAAGGTATCAGGAGTATGATACGGAAACGACAGAATCAAAAAACTTTATCGAAACCATAAAAAATGAAAAGTTCGCTAATGCTTTACAGCGTCTCACACCAAAACAGTGCAGAGCAGTGGAACTTGCTTACTGGAAAGGCTATAAGCATTGGGAAATCGCTGCCTCTATGGGCTGCAAGCGTAATACTGTAACAGAACTTCTGGCAAGGGCTGTGGAAAGAATTAGTCGCTATATGATGGATTAA